The nucleotide window GACGAAGTACTGATTCGTCGCGAAGAAGCTGTATTTTCAGCCTCTCATTGAAGTCGGATGGCGCAGTATATTCCAATACCCAGTATAAACCAGTGGTTTTTTTCTGGATCGGATACGCCAGTGATTTCAATCCCCATGGATTTTCGTGAACGATAGAGCCACCTGCTTCTGTTACCATACCGGCAAACTTTTTCTGAGCAGCTTTAAACTCATCTTCGCTTAAAACCGGGGTAAAAATCACCATCAATTCATAATTGTTCATTACCCTGAAATTTGATTAAAAAAATAAAAAATATCCCCAGCTTTTGCTAAGGGGCTGCAAAGATACAAATTTTGGACGAATTAGGTATATTGTGAATAATTGAATAGATTTTGATTTTAAGTTGTTGATTAGTATTTGATTACAATTTTTCCAATGGTGCTGCCGCTTTCCATTTGGCGGTGCGCGGTCTTAAAATTATCAGCCAAAAGGCCACTTAGGGTGGTTGTTAAGGTAGACTGCAAGGTTCCCTTGTCAAAGAGCTCCGCGGCTTTATTAAGAATAATATGCTGCTCGGTTATGTCCCCGGTCTGAAACATAGAACGGGTAAACATCAGTTCCCAATGAAAGCTCACACTTTTTGATTTAAGCTGGCGGAGATTTACGGGCTGCGTTGGGTCGCTGATAGAACCGATAGCGCCCTGAGGGCGAATTAATTCTGCGAAAGCATCCCAATACTGGTTGACATCAACAAAATCCAGTATGAAATCCACCTGCCGAAACCCTGCAGACTTCACTTCATTTACCAAATCGCGATGGTTCACTACATAATCTGCACCCTGCTGTTGACACCATTCAACTGATTCAGGTCTGGATGCGGTAGCCAATACGGTCAACCCAGCCACTTTTTTCGCTATTTGTATAGCAATAGAACCCACCCCACCTGCTCCGCCAATAATCAGTATCGATTTGCCTTTATCTTTTTCATTAATGCGCATCCTGTCAAATAATATTTCCCAGGCGGTCAGCGTAGTGAGTGGCATAGCTGCTGCTGCTGCAAAAGTCAGGCTGACTGGTTTTTTACCAACAATGCGTTCATCTACCAGCTGAAACTCTGCATTGGAGCCGGTTTTGGTGATATCGCCCGCGTAATATACTTCATCTCCTTTTTTGAAAAGAGTAACCTGGTCGCCAACCTCTTCCACAACGCCTGCCGCATCCCAGCCGATTATTTTAGGCATATCCAACGTTTTTCCTTTGACGCTGTTCTGCCTTATCTTATAATCAACAGGGTTTACGCCCGTTGCTTTTATTTTTACCAGCAGTTCATACCCGGTAGGCTTGGGTATTTCTGTTTCAAAGTCAATAAAGCTTTCTGTATCATTTATGGGGAGAGAGGTTGTAAATCCTACGGCTTTCATTACTATTTGTTTTAAATGTGAATGAGTTATCTAACAAAACAGGACAAACTTCGAAATTGTTTAGGAGATCAAAAGGGAACAAAAAAAAGTTCTTTCGGCGAAGAACTTTATTATTAATTATTATTAACCAAGATCAGGAATTACTGATTATCTCCGAGGCTGTACTCGTTATTCTCTTCATCCTCCTCACCGATGTCTTCATTATCATCATCAGCTTCCTGGCCGGGCACGTCCAGATCCTTCCCATCCTGCGGTGTTCGCTCATTCAGCTTTTCACCGTCAAAATCCCGGTCATCCAGCCGCGCTCTTTTCAGATCTTCATCGTCAACATTGTTCAGCGATTCTGTATCTTTCAACAGTTCCCTTTCCTGCCGCGAAACATTAGCGTCGTCATTGACGTCAACCTCGTCTTCGTCAGTTTCCTCGTCAAAAATACCAACACCTTCTTCGTCGTCTGAGGCAATAGTGAGATCTGCCTCCTGGTTGGTTTCAGGCGGCTTTACATTAGCCTGACCGGGTATATCCTCCACATCCGGTAGATCAATAATTGATTCTTCAGGCTTTAATTGTTCTTTGTCTTTTTCCGAATCATGTATATCGGATCCGTTTAAGTTTGTCATAGATAAAAGGTTTAGTGATTACTTTTATTCAGACAAATACAATGCCATGCCGCCTGGCAGGTTACCGCAACTAAAAGCCCGGCTTTGCGGGCCGGGCTTAAAGATCTTATTTCATTTTATTTTTATTTGATCTCTTCCTTAATGTCTTCCATTAATTTGTGGGCGATATGATTTGCCTTGCTTTCAAAATCACTTTCAGAATAGATCCTGATTATGGGCTCTGTATTGGAAGTGCGTAAATGTACCCAGTCATTATCAAATTCTATTTTTAATCCATCTTCATCGTTGATCGGATTTTTAGCATACTTCTCTTTGATGCTTTTAAAGATGGAGGCTACGTCAATACTACTGTCCAGCTCAATTTTGTTTTTGCTGATAAAGTAGTCAGGGTACTGCCGACGTAAGGACCCGATGCTGCCCTTTTTGCCCGCCAGGTGAGATAAAAACAAGGCAATGCCAATCAAAGCGTCACGACCATAATGGAAATCGGGTACGATGATACCTCCATTGCCTTCTCCGCCGATTACTGCGTTGGTTTCTT belongs to Niabella yanshanensis and includes:
- a CDS encoding zinc-binding alcohol dehydrogenase family protein translates to MKAVGFTTSLPINDTESFIDFETEIPKPTGYELLVKIKATGVNPVDYKIRQNSVKGKTLDMPKIIGWDAAGVVEEVGDQVTLFKKGDEVYYAGDITKTGSNAEFQLVDERIVGKKPVSLTFAAAAAMPLTTLTAWEILFDRMRINEKDKGKSILIIGGAGGVGSIAIQIAKKVAGLTVLATASRPESVEWCQQQGADYVVNHRDLVNEVKSAGFRQVDFILDFVDVNQYWDAFAELIRPQGAIGSISDPTQPVNLRQLKSKSVSFHWELMFTRSMFQTGDITEQHIILNKAAELFDKGTLQSTLTTTLSGLLADNFKTAHRQMESGSTIGKIVIKY
- the rpsF gene encoding 30S ribosomal protein S6 is translated as MNNYELMVIFTPVLSEDEFKAAQKKFAGMVTEAGGSIVHENPWGLKSLAYPIQKKTTGLYWVLEYTAPSDFNERLKIQLLRDESVLRHLCTKLDKYAVEYNAKKAKGVKTGTEKAVEA